Genomic segment of Candidatus Chlorohelix allophototropha:
TACCATAGACCTTTTTCCGGCATTCCTGCCATCAAGGAACTGAAGGGACGCAAGCTCATTCCCCCGCCAAAGAAAAAACCAACCGGAACTTCAACTGAAGGTGTAGGCTCATCATCCCAAAAAATCTGGATTTTCAGGTTTAGCAACACATCTGCATCTATGCGGTCTGGGCGCAAAGCAATTGCCGAGATTGAACCGGGACTTAGGTCTGAAAATAACGCTACGGGCTTACCATCATTTAACAACTTCTTCTGTGCAGAAACTGTCCTTTGTGCCTTTAGCTCTTTCGGGTCACTACCGCTATTTCCCCAGATGCGGCGCACTTCACTCAGATTTTCCTTGCCGTTATAAGTGCTTACCCCCAAATTAGAAGCATATTTTTTTACATAAAAATGATAATAACCGGGTACATTCTGCAAGGTCACTTTAGCCGATTTCAGAAAACCAATCGGATAACTATTAAAGTAAGTAGATTTACAGCGCACACAGCCGTTAGCATTGCCAACCGCTGCCGTGAAACTCAAAGGTTCAGAAAAGGGTGCGGTTGTGCCATCAAAGAAACTGGCGACAGGAATATCAATAAGCGGCTTGGAAGAGCCATCAAAGTAGAAACGGATGTTTCCACCCGGCAACCCACCACCCGGCAAGCTGGTCATCCACGAATTATAAATATAACCGGGACCTTGTTCATCCAGAATCACATATTCGCCGTTGGGGTCACGATCTAGAAAATTAAAGGCATCCACATTGCCTCCAGTAGGGTCAACACTGGAAATCTCTTTAACTGTGCTGTCTTCCTGAAAAGTTGGCAATGCTTCAAAATCGGTTAATGCTGCTACACCCCGTGAGCCATCTCCTTTTAGCAGACCTGCTATACTGTTCGTCAATTGCAGCAAAGTCGGTTCAACGCAAATATCCGTTGATTTTTGTTCAGGTGGTAGTAATGGTGGCAAGATAAGTTGGAACATCAAAATTACAGCCACCATGAAATTTAACAAGCGCGCCCCCTTATTCTAGGTGTTTGGTTACGAGGCTCATTACCTCATCACGCCCCTGCCCCTCATCCATGAGAATGGTGAAATGGTTAGTTCCGTTAATATCTATTGTTCTACCGCCACCCGGAATACTTTGTGCCATTTTCTCGCTACCATCGGGAGTTAGAATGAAACCGGCTTTGCCGTTGTCAAGCAAGCCATCGGTAGCACGCAGAATCAGGGTTGGCGCTTTGATATGCGTATGCAGAGCGGAAAGATATTTTTCCATATTATTTAGGTTGTGCTGCTCCTCCATTATGGCTTCTTTCTGGCATTTTGGAGTCACAGTTCCATCCTGATTCTGGATTACATCGTACTTATAGTAATTTGCCACATAATCGTTCCAAGTCGGGAAGTAGGGAGAAGCCTTGAACAATGAGAGATAGGCTTCAAGCGAAGGGAAAGTTTTACCGAGGCGGTCTAACGAACGAGCGATTGCTTGCCAAGTGTCTGAAGGTAAAGGTGCGCCGCCATCCAATAAAACCAAACGGCGGACTCTCTCAGGATAGTGTGCGCTAAAATATACCCCTATAGCAGCGCCTAAAGAGTGCCCTAATACGTTAGCTTGCTCAATATTGAAGTAATCTAACAAGGCGCGAAGGTCAAAGCTATGGGTGGTAAGGTCATAACCGTTGGCAGGCTTGCTGCTCTCGCCTCTGCCGCGCAAGTCATAGACGATAAAACGATAGCCAGAAGTTGCTAACTTTTCTGCAAAAGCATCCCAACCTATCAAGTTGGCAGTAATACCATGTACCCCCACAATTGTTTTTTCAGGGGAGGCATCTACGGGACCCCAATCGGCATAAGCTAATTTGATTCCAGGGTGCGAACCGGATGCGAAACCGTTACGAGGCTGGTGTATTGTTCTAATCGTCATCTCACTTCAAATCCTCTACATTGAGTATGAATAAATAGTCTCCAAGAATAACATTTCGTATTTTACCTCAAAATGAGCTAACGTGAAAATAGGAAAAAAAGACGCCTGTATAGTTACAGGCGCCGTTTGTGCTCGCATTATTTGTGTGGGAGGAAAATTTTACAGGAGAATATAAACTTAGAGGCTAATCACTACAATCGCTTCGTTTGCAATTGTAAAGAGGGCTATCTGATTGTGGCTTCATTGCCTCATCATTACCACTCTCAATATATATTACGCCTGTAATACCCTAAATGTTACAATTGCAACAATCGAATTTCTATTTCTTATATAATTCTAATATTATTTATCCATTAATGGATGATAGTTGCATTTATAATTTCTTTTATATCAAGGTAGGGCATTTGTAATTACAAAAATTCCACTCTGAACGTCCAATTTATAAATACCTCAAGTGTAGTAGTAGCCAATATTTCAAATAAATGCTAAGTCAAAAAATCGGTTAGTACACCTTGACAAGAGGAGTTTTAGAATATTATAATTGAGTTATGACGCACTGCGTTATGGATTCAAAATCAACAATATTGATGAGGGATGTAATCTATGGCAAATGATATCAAAATTAAAGTGAGCGATTCGGACGAGATTGAAGAGTTGGACAGCTTTAGCTCCTCCACCGGAAACCTGATTGGCACAGTCAGCAATTTTGCAAAGCAGTTAGTCAATCTGGGTCTCGGAGTTGGCACTATTCCTTTGAAACTGCTACCGGCAGCTTCTCGCTATCACACTAAGAACGCCGTACACGAATGCTTCCTAGCAGTTCGTTCGGTTGTAGACGGTTTCAATGAAACTATTGATAATACTCTGGTAAAGAGTATGGAAAAAGATAAAGCACGCGCTAACATCGATTAATTCGGTGCAGATTTAGGGCGGAGGGAATGCAAATATATTGCATTCCTTTTTTTTTGCCTAGTTTTCCCCGCTTTTCTAGCACTAGATAGGTATTAGTACGCAAAAATTATTCGGCTTTTTTGCTATACTGTAAAAGTAACTGCGTTACCAGCAGTAAATAAATATATTTTTCAGGAGTTTGAACCTTTATGTATACCTACGTTAGTAGCGAAAAAGCAGTAAAAGTAATCAAATCAGGAGACAGGGTCTATATCCATTCTATTTCGGCTGCGCCTCAACGTTTAATAAATGCAATGACCGACAGAGCGCCGGAATTAAGAAACGTGGAAGTAATTCACCTGCACACCGAAGGACAAGCGCCTTACACAGCCCCCGAATTAGCGGAAAGTTTCCAGACCAATGCCCTCTTTGTGGCACCAAATATGCGCAAAGCGGTTGATTTAGGACAAGCTAATTACACCCCCGTATTTCTAAGTGAAGTGCCAAACCTGTTTCGTCACAATATTATACCCTTGGATGTCGCAATGGTGCAGGTTTCTCCGCCCGATAAACATGGCTTTTGCTCATTAGGGATCTCGGTGGAAAGCACTCGCGCTGCCGTACAGATGGCAAAGCATGTAATTGCTCAGGTAAATCCTAATATGCCGAGAACGCATGGGGATGGACTGGTACATATCAGCGAGTTTGATGCAATTGTGGAATGTGATGACCCCCTTCATGAGCATCCTCGCCCGACTCTTTCTGAGGAAGAAAAAGCAATTGGTCGCCATATCGCTGAATTAGTCGAAGATGGCGCTACCCTGCAAATGGGTATCGGCGCAATCCCAGATGCCGTTCTGGATTCTCTCAAGCACCATCAGCGTTTGGGAGTACATACCGAAATGTTCTCCGATGGAGTGATTGAGCTTGTGCAAAGAGGCGTAATTACCGGAGAAGAAAAAGTCACCCACCCCGGTAAAATTGTCGCAGGGTTTGTAATGGGAACCCGCAAATTATATGATTTCGTGGACGATAATCCGTTGGTAGCTATGTTGGATATTGCTTATATTAACGATACCCATGTAATTCGTCGCAACCCAAAAGTTGCCGCGATTAACAGCGCATTGGAAGTGGATTTGACTGGGCAGGTTTGCGCCGACTCAATCGGAACTTACATGTATTCTGGCGTAGGTGGTCAGATGGACTTCATGCGAGGCGCGATGCTCTCACCGGGTGGCAAACCCATTATTGCGCTGCCCTCAGTCACCAGCAAGGGTGAATCCAGAATAACGCCTTTCCTCAAGGAAGGGGCAGGCGTAGTAACTACCCGCGCTCATGTCCACTATATCGTAACCGAATACGGTTATGTTAACCTTTATGGCAAGAATTTAAGGCAACGCGCCCGAATGCTGATTGATATTGCACATCCAAACAACCGCGCTGCCCTTGAAGAATCTGCCTTCAAACGTTTTGGCAAAATCTATTACTAATTGATTCAAACTTTCCGTTGTACAATGCTCTCTTCCTGGGAAGGTAAGAGAGCATTCCCATTTCTGGAGAATAGCTAGATGTATATACCAAAATCCTTTGAAGAAAATGATTTGCCCGAATTGCATGCTATGATGCGTCGCTTTAATTTTGCCACTCTAATAACGGCTTTAAATGGCGCAATTCAAGCTACTCATATTCCGTTTATGCTGGATGAAACAAGGGGTAAGTATGGGACACTTCAGGCGCATATCGCCCGCGCCAATCAACAATGGCAAGATTTTAGCGAAGGGGTAGAGGCGTTGGTGATTTTTCAAGGACCGCACGCTTATATTTCTCCTTCATGGTACGAAGTGCATCCAAGTGTGCCGACTTGGAATTATGTGGCAATCCACGCCTACGGCATACCGCGCCTACTCGAAGGCTATGACAATGTACACCCAATGCTCGGTACATTAGTACAGAATCATGAACAGCATTACCCACACCCATGGACGATGGATTTACCTGAAGATTATATGCAGAATATGGTTAAAGGAATTGTGGGAATTGAAATCGAAATTACCCGGTTGGAAGGCAAGTATAAGATGAGCCAGAATCGGGGAGAAAGCGACCGCAGCGGCGTTATAAGGGCTTTAGAGGGCAGTACCGACCCATTGGTAGCCGAAGTGAGTGATATTATGAAGCGAGTTGAAAAGTAATTCGCGCTAATTATAGAGAATTTCCCCATTCACCAGCGTCATTAGAGTCTCAAAATTGTCGGGCTTGAAAACTGCTATATCTGCATCATAGCCTGCTTCAAGCCGTCCTTTACGCTTATCAATACCAAGTAAACGCGCCGGATTCAGGGAAGCCATTCCCACCGCTTCGGCGACACTACAATCGGTATAGACAATCATATTGGCAATCGCTTGGTTTAAAGTCAAGATACTACCGGCAAGAGTTCCGGCAAAATTAGCCAGCCTTGCCGTTTTGTCGGTCACTATTACTTCCTGTCCACCCAGCACGTATTTACCCGGAGGCATGCCCATGCCAGCCATCGCATCTGTCACCAGTAGAATATTTGCTGCGCCCTTCAAGCGATATACCAGCCTTACTATACCGGGATGGAGGTGTATTCCATCTACTATTATTCCGCAAAAAGTATCTTTGGCTGCCAGAGAAACCCCCACGATACCCGGTTTGCGATGGTGTAAGGAGGGCATGGCATTGAACAGGTGAGTAACCAGTCTGATGCCAGATTCAAAAGCCACTAGACCTTCTTCATAAGTTGCAGCGGTATGCCCCGCCGACACTATTATCCCTTTTTCATGCAACCAGTTTGCAACTTCCAACGCCCCCACCAATTCCGGCGCAAGGGTCATCAATTTCAAGCAGTCACCAGCGCATTCCCATAAACGGTGCGTTTCTTCCAGTGAAGGGTGACGTAAGAAAGTTTCTTCGTGCGCCCCTTTGTAGCGTGGATTTAGGAAGGGTCCCTCAATATGTGCGCCGAGTGGGATTGCTCCTTTTGTAGTTGCCGCATTTGCTTTAAGCCATCCCAAAGCCTCAAAATAGGTTTCAATTGGGGCAGTAATATAGGTAGGTAGAAAGGCAGTAACACCCCAACGTGGTAAGGCTTTAGCCACTTCTCCCACGCTATTCGGCTGCTGGGTAAAATCAAAACCAAGCCCACCGTTTATTTGCATATCAATCAAGCCGGGGCATACATAGCTATCGGGAAAAGAATAATCGGCTTTTAAACCCTCGCCATACTCACAGCCCTGAATTTTACCGTCGGAGATTGTGAGCCTGCCGGCGCGAAAGCCCTCTTCTGTCCAAAGTTGACCGCTGATTGAAAATTCCTGCATTATACTTCCTCTAGCCGTACCGGCAACTTACCAACAGGGGTTAACTTACCAAGCAAAACCTCTGCCAATGCCCTGATCGAGCATGGAGGATCGCCAAAAGTGGCAAGACATGCTGCCGCATCTTTGGTGAGATTCAACTCGTAGGGGTCTCTAGCTGCTACCACCACCGTATGGGGCTGAATTTTGATCAACTCCTTCAATGCCCAAGCCTGTGACTCATTCCTTGCCGCATTGCGGGCAAGTATAGTCAGATTGTCGGCTGTACTTGCCAAGTGGCAAGCAAGCGCAATCTGCTCAGTAGAAGGTTGAGCAGGTAGCTTTAAATATCGCAAGTTCTCCCAGTGGTCGGAAAGCAATGTGCGGAGCAAGAGGGTAGCCTGCCTACCTTCTTCAACCGGAGAAGCGGATGGTAGCGTAAATTCTATAACCGCAGGATTTTCAACATGCACGCCAAAGCGGAAACCCGACCGAACCGAAACCAACGTTAGGCTCTCTCGCGCCACCTCAAGGATTGTTTGAGCATCCAACGCTTCCTGATATAGGTCGTCTAGCGAATAAGCTCTCTGCTCAGGCTTACAAAAACGCTCTTTGAAAGACAATACCCGTTGCAAGCCTTCCTCAAGTTCAAAAGCATTTTCAGAAGCAGCGCTCACCATTTGGCGAATAGTGTCGCGTTGGATTTCCATAGTAAAACACGGCAAAGCAACATCTGCGCCTGCTCGCAAAGTTGCAAGGGCTGATTCGGCAGGGGTGTAGCGTTCGGCAATCGCTTTCATATCAAGCGCATCGGTGAAAACCAACCCACCGAATCCAAGCACTTCGCGTAAAAGTTCGGTCAGAAATTTCCGGCTTAAGGTAACCGGAACAGCCTGTTCCAAAGCCGGAAACATAACATGGGCAGTCATCAGCGCCGGAACGTTAGCAGCGAAGGCACGCCGGAAAGGGATAAGCTCTACCGCGTCCAAGCGTTCGCGGGTGTGCGAAATAACCGGCAAGCCAAAATGACTATCCACGCCGGTATCACCATGCCCCGGAAAATGTTTTACGCAACTGCCAATCTCGGCAGCGTTATACACTTCTATTGCGGCTGCCACCATCTCCGCCACAATAGCAGAGTCGCTACCGTAACTGCGGCTACCTATTACAGGGTTGTGGGGATTATTATTTATATCTGCTACAGGTGCAAAATTGAGGTTGATGCCCATACGTTGCAAGCGTCTCGCCGTTACTCCGGCGGCAGCGCGTACTGCATCAATTCCAGCGGAGGCTTGTGCCATTTGGCTTGGCGCAATCCACGGTGAACCATCCGCGCTCATACGGCTAACTCTACCGCCCTCCTCATCAATCGCGATAATAAAAGGAGGCAACCCGTTTTGGACGGCTAAATCTTGCAAATTTGTTGTAAGCGCAGCTACCTGCTCGATGCTTTTTATATTGCGACCGAATAAAATAACTCCACCGGGGCGACACTCCAGCAACCAATCCCGCAAAGTAGGATTCAATTCAATTCCATCGAATGCTACCACAAAACGTTGACCGACTTTTTCAAGCAAGTTCATACGTTCACTCCACTTCTTGTGCCAACGCTACTGCTGCTGCTAACGCCGGTTCAGGCACTTGCACGATTTTATCCAGTTGAATTTGCGTCCTTAGTAGCGCTTCAACTCTGGCAAGCAGTACCGGGTGATTTAAAATTACCCCACCCGCTACTGCCAGTGAAGGCGACCCAGAAAATTCTAGTTTGCGATAAACCGCTTTTACAATTAAAGCTAGTTCTTCCGCCGCTTCTTCGATTAATGCCACCGCGGTTCTATCGCCTGCTGTGGCAGCTTGAAACACCAGACCCGACAAGCGGGCGATGCGGGCATTATCTACACTGGGGTTGGTATAAACTGCCCCGATTAACTGAGAGGCGCTTGCCAAGTTCCATTCTCGCAAAACTAAATCCAGCAGCAAGGTTTCAGGTTCACGCCCATCTTCCATACGCGCTGCTTTTTGTAGAACCGCGCGCCCGAACCATAAGCCGCTGCCCTCATCCCCGAAGAAATGTCCCCAACCACCGGCGCGAGTACGATTTCCAGTATGGTCACGCCCGATTGCAATTGAACCGGTGCCGCAAATCAGGCACAACCCGATTGAATGCGGTAGCGCCGCCAGCACCAGTTCCCCATCATTTCCAAACAACATCTCGCGCGCTTGCGGAGAATCAAGCTCGGCAGTTTTTTGCTTCCAGATTTCTTGGTCATCAGCGCGATCAAGACCGGACAAACCCAAATAGATTTTATCCAGTACAACGGTAGCAGGTGACAGGTTTGCAACTGAGCATGCCTCCAGCAAAGCCTTTTTAACCGCCGTTACCGCTTTCTCTAGTCCAAGTGCCTGATAATTCGAGCCTGCTGAAACGCCCCGCCCAAGTTCTTGCCCGCTCTCATCTACTATTACCACCAGAGTTTTACTGGCTCCGCCATCTACCGCCGCAAAATAGCGCATCGCTTAGTCTGCCTCTTTTAATGCCAATCGCACCACACCACTGGTTCTGGCAAGTCTTTCGGCTGCCTGATTCGGGCTAACCCCTGCCAACGCCGCTACAATTGCTACTTTTGTTTCTCCATTACAACGCTCCAGCAAAGTGGTAGCTTCTACTTCTGGTAACCCGGTGCAATCAATTACTATCCGCACCGCCCTGCGCCGGAGTTTGGCATTGCTGACACGTACATCTACCATCAAATTGCCGTAGGTTTTGCCCATTAATGTCATAGCCGCAGTTGACAGCATATTCAGCACCATTTTCTGGGCTGTTCCGGCTTTAAGACGGGTTGAACCGGAAACTACTTCGGGACCCGTAACAGGCGCAATATTGATTTGTGCTAACGCTTCCAAAGGGGTGGATTTATTGCAGGCTAGCCCGATAGTGAATGCGCCACAACTACGGGCGTATTCTAGCGCACCCAAAACGTAGGGGGTACGCCCACTGGCAGTAATTCCCACCACCGCATCGTTCGCGTTTAGCTGAACCTTAATCAAATCCTGTTTACCCAGCTCGGCATTGTCTTCGGCTTCTTCCACCGCACTGGTTAGGGCAATCTCTCCACCAGCGATAATGCCGATAACCATTGATGGCGGAGTATTAAAAGTAGGTGGGCACTCGGACGCATCCAACACGCCAAGTCTACCGCTAGTTCCCGCTCCGATATAAATCAGCCTACCACCCTTTTTGAAACGTTCTACAATTTCTTCTACCGCACGGGCAATTGAGGGTATTCCCAACTTAATAGCCTGAGCCACCAAGGCGTCTTGATTATTAATTATTTGCACTATTTCAAGTGCGCTCAAGGTGTCGAGATTAGAGCTTTCCTGATTGCGCCCTTCTGTTGCTAGATTATCGCTATCACGTGCGGATTCTTCTATGTATTTACCTTGCATGCTTACCTCTGAATGTGAATCGAGGGTATTGTATAGATGTATATACCAGTTTACAGGATATGCCTTTTAGCGTCAAGCATACAAAAAAACCCTCGTCCGGTTAAACCAAACGAGGGTTTTTCTAGAACAGAAATTTACATGCCGTATCGCTTGAGAACGCGCTTCGCAAATTCAGGCACAAGTTTGTCTTCGTGTTCCGAGAAATTCTTGCGAATATGATCAAGGTTGCGCGCCCACTTCATAGTGAGAGTACCGCGGGCAAAATTGATGCCCTTCAAACCGCGATGCCTTACCACGAAGGTAAGAAGTTTTGCGCCCCATTTCGGCAATTTGCGGGGTGGCTTATTTAGCATATCTACCGAAAGTTGGACGGCACGATGGTAATCGCCCTTTTCAACCAACGGCGTAAATTCCAAGTGCGGACGCAGCATTTCGAATAGCTCTTCGCCAACCTTAGTACGAACAGTGATCCATTGGAAGGGCATCGTTGCGCCCAAATAACCTATCGTTATATCCGAAAGAGCATTGGCGTAGTCAAAGCAACTCAGGCAACTATCCGGGAAAATATCCGCACCCATCTTGTCCAAGTCCAGTTCGAAGAAGCCGATTTTCTCGATATGTCCATCCTCATGCTTCATCCAGACGCGATAATCCGGCATAAACTCAAGGTGAACTACCGTAGTAGGTGACTCCGATACCACATCAAGGAACTTGTTCCACTTCTGATAAGTCACTACATCGGTACAGGGCAAGCCCAGAAAGTAGATTTTGTCAAAGGGCAGAGTCTCTTGAATAGAACGCACAGCATGCGTTTGGCAACCGTTACCGATAAAGGCAATTCGTTTAAGCCCTCGCTTTTCGGCTTCTTCGATAGCGGAAACGTTTTGGGATAGGCAGGGCTTGTTCCCTTTTGCCGCAATTATTTCTTCAACGGTGGTAGCAACTCTAGGCTGGGGTTTAAAGCGAGTGCCGGGTACATTATCTACCACGATTACGCCGTCCACCATATTATTTTTCAGCAGCATACTTGCCACTGTACTCATAATGCCGGTCCACTGTGCGCCTTCTATCGGCTGTTTCAAGCGGGCAGCGTACATGTGCTGGAAAATGCCAAACATATCCTCATCAGAACCGGGTTGTCGCCCCCGACCATGTACTCGCTGCTCAATTTCTTCGTAGCGATTCCCTACAAAGACACAAGCATCCACCAATTGTTCGCGGCGGTTTGAATAGCAAAGACCACAGCGACTGCACATCAATGGTTTGTCAAGGCGGTTTGAAGTAGATTCGCCCTTGCGGGAGACCTGAATTAATGGATTCTGCTCGTAAGTCTGGCTCATTATCTTAACTCGCTTTTAGTTATCACTATGCTTGCACTTTCTACTATTGCTATGGTTTTGAAATGGTAAACTACTGCCTAGTGTAGTGAGTCCTTTCAAAATCAGCTTAAAATGCTAAAGTGCAAAGGTAGTGTATGTGTATTGTAGGGCTGGCAAATAGCAGCATTAAAAAGCATTTTGAATATTTATAATTGTAAGCATATTAGTGTAGCTGTAGGGCTTGCGTCTGTAGCAGTAACTACCTTATATCCTACCAAGTTGCACCGCTACCAATTTGTCCCCTCTAAGGGCATTACATGCAAACGTCGCGCATATTCCTGTACCGCGCGCTCCTGCTCCTTGATTTCAATCGAACCAGGACGAATCCGCCTTATCTCCGCGATTGCTTGAGAGGCGCTCATACCGCGATGTACCAAATAGCAAGCCAGTATAGTACCGGTTCTGCCATAACCGGCGCGACAATGAATCAGCACAGGCTCTAGACGCTGTATTCGTTTCTCAATAAAGTGGACGAGCTTTTCAATCTGTTCAACTGTAGGCGCGCTAAAATCGGGAAGTGGCAAATGCTTGTGCATTATCTGGTATTTTTGAAGTAAATCGGGGCGTGGGCTTTTTTGGGACAAAGAAACGATGGCACGAATACCCTGTTGATGCAAAAATAGGAGGTCTTCATCCTCTTTACCGCTTCCACCCGGAAGAGCGCTACCCGCCAGTTTCCCTTCGATTACCCAACCCCAATTTTCCAGCATAAAGCCAATACCTTTTCTTCATTTTGGTCTGATAATTCCAGTGATTATATCGCCCGGTGATAGCTTGTACAAGTCTTTTGACAAATCATATTGGCATGGGTAAACTAGGCAAGGTGTTTTTTAGGGTTATCAAAAAAGTAAGAAGTAACTAAAAGTAGCATTATGGCAGGCTATAATCTTGCAATCGTAGGAGCAACCGAGTTAACCGGACAGGAATTGATAAAAATCCTCCAAACCCGGCGGTTTCCTATAAACAACATAAAGTTTCTGACAAATCCAGCCCAATATGTGCCAGGTCGCCGCATCTTTTTCGCAGGTAAAGACTTTGAGGTGCAGGAAATTACCTCCCGCGCTTTTAGAGAGGTAGATATAGCTTTTTTCTGTGGAGATGCCGAAACCGCTCAGCATTTTGCGCCCAATATAAGCGATTTCGGTTGTTTTGTAATTGACGTGAGTGGCGCATTTCGGGGTGATGATAAAGTTCTTTCGGTAATTCCTGAAATCAATGGGGAAGAACTTCAGCAACTAAAAAAGAAACGGCTGGTAGCATCACCCAGTCCCGCCGTTATCCAGCTTTTACTACCATTGAACACCTTGCGACAATGGACTAGCTTGCGTCGTCTGATAGTACACAGCTTTGAGCCTGTTTCGGAGAGTGGACAAAGTGCAGTTGAGTTTCTAACTACCGAGGCACGCACCGTACTGGATGGGAAGAATGTCATCCCGCACACCTACCACCACCAAATAGCCTTTAACCTATTGCCTGAAACCGAGAATTTTCTGGATACAGGCTTAACCCGTAGCGAAGCGCGCATAATCCGCGAAATAAAACGTTTTTGGCGTTTGCCCGACCTCAACATTTCGGTAACGGCAATCCGTGTACCACTTTATCAAGGGATGTCGCAATCGGTAATAGTCGATTTAGGGAAAAAAGTTACTCCCGATGAAATGCGCGAAGTGATGGGGGATACGCCCGGCGTAAAGGTATCAGACGATCCAAGTGTAAATATGTACCCGCAGCCGTGGCAAAGTATCAATACCGATGAAATAGTGGTTGGGCGTATCCGGGAACTGGATAGCACTTACAACACTATGGCTTTCTGGAGTTGTATGGACAATCTCCGAAAAGGCTCGGCTCTAAACGCTATCCAGATAGCGGAGACTGCTTCGCACCTTAAGTTGATATAGCTTCCCGGCTCACCCGCAAATTTAGTGGCATTTTGAACTCAAACCGTTTTTTTTGGCTCTAATTGTCTTATGAATATAGCCTTTAGTATTTACATGCGCGTGCCTTCTATCCTGATACCGAATTGAACCAGTAATAAGGGTGAAGGAGCGGTAAAACGCAAGGAGATTTGCCCGGTACTTGGATTAGTAAA
This window contains:
- a CDS encoding alpha/beta fold hydrolase, whose protein sequence is MTIRTIHQPRNGFASGSHPGIKLAYADWGPVDASPEKTIVGVHGITANLIGWDAFAEKLATSGYRFIVYDLRGRGESSKPANGYDLTTHSFDLRALLDYFNIEQANVLGHSLGAAIGVYFSAHYPERVRRLVLLDGGAPLPSDTWQAIARSLDRLGKTFPSLEAYLSLFKASPYFPTWNDYVANYYKYDVIQNQDGTVTPKCQKEAIMEEQHNLNNMEKYLSALHTHIKAPTLILRATDGLLDNGKAGFILTPDGSEKMAQSIPGGGRTIDINGTNHFTILMDEGQGRDEVMSLVTKHLE
- a CDS encoding acetyl-CoA hydrolase/transferase family protein, which produces MYTYVSSEKAVKVIKSGDRVYIHSISAAPQRLINAMTDRAPELRNVEVIHLHTEGQAPYTAPELAESFQTNALFVAPNMRKAVDLGQANYTPVFLSEVPNLFRHNIIPLDVAMVQVSPPDKHGFCSLGISVESTRAAVQMAKHVIAQVNPNMPRTHGDGLVHISEFDAIVECDDPLHEHPRPTLSEEEKAIGRHIAELVEDGATLQMGIGAIPDAVLDSLKHHQRLGVHTEMFSDGVIELVQRGVITGEEKVTHPGKIVAGFVMGTRKLYDFVDDNPLVAMLDIAYINDTHVIRRNPKVAAINSALEVDLTGQVCADSIGTYMYSGVGGQMDFMRGAMLSPGGKPIIALPSVTSKGESRITPFLKEGAGVVTTRAHVHYIVTEYGYVNLYGKNLRQRARMLIDIAHPNNRAALEESAFKRFGKIYY
- a CDS encoding FMN-binding negative transcriptional regulator translates to MYIPKSFEENDLPELHAMMRRFNFATLITALNGAIQATHIPFMLDETRGKYGTLQAHIARANQQWQDFSEGVEALVIFQGPHAYISPSWYEVHPSVPTWNYVAIHAYGIPRLLEGYDNVHPMLGTLVQNHEQHYPHPWTMDLPEDYMQNMVKGIVGIEIEITRLEGKYKMSQNRGESDRSGVIRALEGSTDPLVAEVSDIMKRVEK
- the nagA gene encoding N-acetylglucosamine-6-phosphate deacetylase, which translates into the protein MQEFSISGQLWTEEGFRAGRLTISDGKIQGCEYGEGLKADYSFPDSYVCPGLIDMQINGGLGFDFTQQPNSVGEVAKALPRWGVTAFLPTYITAPIETYFEALGWLKANAATTKGAIPLGAHIEGPFLNPRYKGAHEETFLRHPSLEETHRLWECAGDCLKLMTLAPELVGALEVANWLHEKGIIVSAGHTAATYEEGLVAFESGIRLVTHLFNAMPSLHHRKPGIVGVSLAAKDTFCGIIVDGIHLHPGIVRLVYRLKGAANILLVTDAMAGMGMPPGKYVLGGQEVIVTDKTARLANFAGTLAGSILTLNQAIANMIVYTDCSVAEAVGMASLNPARLLGIDKRKGRLEAGYDADIAVFKPDNFETLMTLVNGEILYN
- a CDS encoding glycoside hydrolase family 3 N-terminal domain-containing protein — its product is MNLLEKVGQRFVVAFDGIELNPTLRDWLLECRPGGVILFGRNIKSIEQVAALTTNLQDLAVQNGLPPFIIAIDEEGGRVSRMSADGSPWIAPSQMAQASAGIDAVRAAAGVTARRLQRMGINLNFAPVADINNNPHNPVIGSRSYGSDSAIVAEMVAAAIEVYNAAEIGSCVKHFPGHGDTGVDSHFGLPVISHTRERLDAVELIPFRRAFAANVPALMTAHVMFPALEQAVPVTLSRKFLTELLREVLGFGGLVFTDALDMKAIAERYTPAESALATLRAGADVALPCFTMEIQRDTIRQMVSAASENAFELEEGLQRVLSFKERFCKPEQRAYSLDDLYQEALDAQTILEVARESLTLVSVRSGFRFGVHVENPAVIEFTLPSASPVEEGRQATLLLRTLLSDHWENLRYLKLPAQPSTEQIALACHLASTADNLTILARNAARNESQAWALKELIKIQPHTVVVAARDPYELNLTKDAAACLATFGDPPCSIRALAEVLLGKLTPVGKLPVRLEEV
- a CDS encoding BadF/BadG/BcrA/BcrD ATPase family protein, translated to MRYFAAVDGGASKTLVVIVDESGQELGRGVSAGSNYQALGLEKAVTAVKKALLEACSVANLSPATVVLDKIYLGLSGLDRADDQEIWKQKTAELDSPQAREMLFGNDGELVLAALPHSIGLCLICGTGSIAIGRDHTGNRTRAGGWGHFFGDEGSGLWFGRAVLQKAARMEDGREPETLLLDLVLREWNLASASQLIGAVYTNPSVDNARIARLSGLVFQAATAGDRTAVALIEEAAEELALIVKAVYRKLEFSGSPSLAVAGGVILNHPVLLARVEALLRTQIQLDKIVQVPEPALAAAVALAQEVE
- the murQ gene encoding N-acetylmuramic acid 6-phosphate etherase, with the protein product MQGKYIEESARDSDNLATEGRNQESSNLDTLSALEIVQIINNQDALVAQAIKLGIPSIARAVEEIVERFKKGGRLIYIGAGTSGRLGVLDASECPPTFNTPPSMVIGIIAGGEIALTSAVEEAEDNAELGKQDLIKVQLNANDAVVGITASGRTPYVLGALEYARSCGAFTIGLACNKSTPLEALAQINIAPVTGPEVVSGSTRLKAGTAQKMVLNMLSTAAMTLMGKTYGNLMVDVRVSNAKLRRRAVRIVIDCTGLPEVEATTLLERCNGETKVAIVAALAGVSPNQAAERLARTSGVVRLALKEAD